The following nucleotide sequence is from Terriglobales bacterium.
ACCGGCATCGATTCACCAACGTGGGTTGCGACTTCAACCTGCACGCGCTGTCCGACGCGCAGTACGCGATCGCTGTCGATCCCGATTCCGCTGAGGTTAACGTCGGTGCAGACAGCAGTAAATTCCCAACCGTCAGACGTCTTTACCTGAACAGGGCGCAGAACCGCAATACGTTCGGTCTTTCGCGCTTCCTTGAGTACGGTTGATTCCATTTGTGGCAGCGGCACGCTTTCCACGGACATAGGTTGCGACTCCAGAATTAACACGCGCGCAGACGTTCGTCTCCTGATTCATCGACGAAATGTTGATCAGCTTTATTCGTTTTTTCGTTTTGGGAATTTCTCGCGGGAGTGCGCGCGGCCGAGAAGGGACCG
It contains:
- a CDS encoding PilZ domain-containing protein produces the protein MSVESVPLPQMESTVLKEARKTERIAVLRPVQVKTSDGWEFTAVCTDVNLSGIGIDSDRVLRVGQRVQVEVATHVGESMPVNMLVIYRMGRHYGLTALNALEQLLELLPVNA